The genomic segment GTCCCAGCGCAGCAGATAGCCGTTGTGGTTGCGGAGCCGGGTGGGGACCTGGCTGGCGGTGCCGAGCACCACGAATTCACGGATGGACAAGGCGGTTATCCGGGGGGCCACTCAAGGCCGCGCCCACCGAGGACGTGCGCGTGCGCGTGGAACACGGTCTGGCCGGCGCCCGCACCGGTGTTGAAGACGATCCGGTAGCCGCGGTCGACGGTCTTCTCCGCCGCCGCCACCTCGCCCGCCTCGCGCAGCACGTCGGCGGCGGCCTGCGGGTCGCCGACCGCGAGCGCGGCGGCGTCCGCGTAGTGCACCTTCGGGATCACCAGCACATGCGTGGGCGCCTGCGGGTTGATGTCGCGGAACGCCACCGTCGTGTCGGTCTCGCGGACGATCGTCGCCGGGATGTCCCCGGCTGCGATCTTGCAGAACAGGCAGTCCGCCTGGGGTTCTCCCGCCACGGGTGCTTCTCCCTCTTCCATCGTGGAAACAGTGGTCGTCGAAAGGCGCATCGTATCGGCCGGACACCGCCCGGCACGGTCAGGACGGGCCCTACGGCAGGTGCGGCGGTGTCTTGGCCGGGTGCTCGGCGAGGGACGCCAGGGCCAGGTCGATGGCGGTGTCGAGCTGCGGATCGGTGCCCGCTGCCCAGTCCTGCGGGCGCTGCAGCACCTCGACGTCCGGGTCGACGCCGTGGTTCTCGACGTCCCAGCCGTAGCCCTCGAACCAGAAGGCGTACTTGGGCTGGGTGACGGCCGTGCCGTCCACCAGGTCGTACCGGCTGTCGATGCCGACCACGCCGCCCCAGGTGCGGGTGCCGACGACCGGGCCGATGTTCAGGGCCTTGATCGCGGCGTTGACGATGTCGCCGTCCGAGCCGGAGAACTCGTTGGCGACGGCGACGACCGGTCCGCGCGGCGCGTCCAGCGGGTAGCTCTGCGCGCGCAGGCCGCGCGGCAGGTCCCAGCCGACGATGCGGCGCGCGAGCTTCTCGATGACGAGCTGCGACGTGTGCCCGCCGCGGTTCTCGCGGACGTCCACGACCAGGCCCTCGCGGGCGACCTCGACCCGCAGATCGCGGTGCAGCTGCGCCCAGCCGAAGCCGACCATGTCCGGAACGTGCAGATAGCCGAGCCGGCCCCCGGAGCGCTCGTGGACGTGGGCCCGGCGGCCCGCGACCCAGTCGTGGTACCGCAGCGGCTCCTCGTCGGCGAGCGGTACCACCACGACGTACCGGACCGCGCCGCCGTCCGCCGGGGCCACGGTCAGTTCGACGGGCTTGCCCGCCGCACCGGTCAGCAGCGGGCCGGGCCCGGCGACCGGGTCGACGGCGTGTCCGTCGACCGCCAGCAGGCTGTCGTCGGCGCGCACCGCGACCCCGGGTGCGGCGAGCGGGGAGCGGGCCTGCGGGTCGGAGGACTCGCCGGGCAGCACGCGGACGAACTGCCAGCGGCCGTCCTCCGCGCGGGCGATGTCCGCGCCGAGCAGCCCCTGGCGGGTCAGCGCGTCCCGGTGGCCGCCGGGCGGGGTGACGTAGGCGTGCGAGGTCCCGAGTTCCCCCTGCACCTCCCACATCAGGTCCATGAGGTCGTCGTGGGTGGCGGCGCGCTCCAGGACGGGCTTGTAGCGCTCGCCGACCGCGTTCCAGTCGACACCGCTCATGTCGGCGCGCCAGAAGTTGTCGCGCATCATCCGGTGCGCCTCGGCGTACATCTGCCGCCACTCGTCCTGCGGCCGTACGGTCACCCGGATCCGCGACAGGTCGACGGTGATGTTCGCGTCCGAGTCGTCGTCGTCCGACGACTTGCTGTCGGCGGGTACGACGCGCAGCCGGCCGTTCGCGGCCAGCAGCACCTTGGTGCCGTCACCGGTGACGGCGAAGTCCTCGGCGTCGTCCGCGAGTTCCTCGACGCGCAGCTGCTTGAGGTCGTAGCGCTCCAGGACGCTGCCGGGCGGCTGCGCCTCGGGCGTGGCCAGGGCGGTGCCGAGGGTGCCGAGCAGCGGGTGGCGCAGCCAGAGCAGGCCGTTCTTGGCGGCCGTCAGCGAGGTGTACCGGCCGGCTTCGACGGGGAACGCGACGATGCGGTCGGCGATGCCCTCGAAGTCGACGCGGGTGGCCGGGACGCGGGGGCGGTCCTCGCCGTCGGCGCTCTCGGCGTCCTTATCGCCCTCGGACTTGTCGTCCTTGCCCTCCTCGTCCGGCTCCTCGACCGGGCGGCCGTGCCGCTGCGGACCGAAGGGCGACGGGGTGGTGGCGGCCAGCGTGATCAGGTGCGGGCGGCAGGCGTTGGGGAAGGACAGGTCGAAGACATGGGCGTCGTAGACCGGGTCGAAGGCCCGCTCGGACAGGAACGCGAGATGCTTTCCGTCCGGGGTGAACGCGGGCGCGTAGTCGTTGAAGCGCAGCGGGGTCGCGTCGGCGACGGACAGGTCCGACGTCGCGGCGATCCTGAGCTGCCGCAGCGGGTCGGGGCCCGGGTGCGACCAGGCGAGCCAGGCCGAGTCCGGCGAGAACGCCAGCCCGGTCACATCGCCCGCGTCGCTGGCCGCGACCTCCCGCACCTCGCCGGTCTGCGTCTCGACGAGCAGCACCCGGCCGTCGTGCGAGGCGACGGCGATCCGGTGCCCGTCCGGCGACACTTCGAGTTCCAGGACGCGGCCGAGGCGGCCGGCCGCCAGCCGGCGGGGGGTGGCGCCGGGTGCCAGACCGGCCGCGGGGGAGAGTTCGAGGGCGTCCTCGCCCTCGGCGTCGGTGACCCAGACGACCTGCTGGTCGCCCTCGCCGCCGAAGGTGCGCGGCAGCCGCGTCCTGACCCCCGGCTCCGCGGCGAGCGCGCGCGCCGGGCCGCCCCGGTGGGTGACCCAGTGGGTGGTGCCGCGGACCTCGACGGCGCTGCCGCGCCCGGTGTGGTCCGGGCGGGCGTCCCCGAGGTGGTGCGAGGCGCGGACCGGGTGCGGCTGGAGGTCGGTGCGCTGGCCGCCGAGGCGGACCTCGACCGGGCGCGGCGTGGCCGACTCCAGGTCGTCGAGCAGGTGGAGTTCACCGGCGGAGCTGTACACGACGCGGGTGCCGTCGGTCGCGGCCTGCCGGGCGTAGAAGCCGTCGAGGGGGGTGTGCCGGCGCAGGTCCGAGCCGTCCGGGAGGCTGGAGTAGAGCGCGCCGGTGCCTTCGTGGTCGGAGAGGAACGCAATGCGCCCCCAACCTTCGGCCGGGGGTGCCCCCATCTCGCTTCGCTCGCCCACCCACAGCGGGGATTCGAGGTTGCCGTCGAGGTCCGCGTGCAGCCGCTCGAAGTCGCCGCCGCCCGTCAGGTCGATCCACAACTTGCCCGCCGTGCCGCCCCGGTAGCGCTTCCAGGCCGCGGCCTCGCGGCCCATCGTCGCCGACAGCAGCAGCACCGCGCCGTCGGGCCCGTACGCCAGATCGCCGACCGGCCCGTACGGCAGCGTGCGCGCGGGCCCGCCGTCCAGCGGCACCGCCCGCGCCCAGGTGCGGCGCAGCGAGGGCTGGCCCTGCGTGCTGATCGCGACGACCTCGCCGTCCGGCGTCCAGCCGCGCACCGAGGTCTTCACGCTGCCCCAGTGCGTCAGCCGCCGCGACGGGCCGCCGTCGACGGGGGCCACGTGCACCTCTGGCGCGCCGTCGCGGGTGGAGGTCCAGGCGACCGTCGTTCCGTCCGGCGAGATGCGCGGATGGCCGACCGGCATGTTGTCGGCGCTGACGCGCCAGGCGCGCCCGCCGTCGAGCGGCGCCACCCAGACGTCGTCCTCGGCGACAAAAGCGACCAACTCACCGTTTACATGCGGATACCGGAGGTACGAAGGCTGTGTCACTCCGCCACATTAACCATGATCGAGGACGCGAACGAGCGCTTTGTCTTCAGCTTCTGGCGGATGCGGCGGAGGTTTTGCCGGACGGCCCCGACGTCGCCGAGCAGTCGCCCAGTCCGTTCACGTCGAAGACCGTACGCTTGCCGACCTGCGCGGTCAGCCGGCCGCGTACACAGCGGCCGTCGAGTTGCTCCGTCACCCGGCCGGTGACGGTGATCTTCTGCTTGTCGGTGGTCTCACCCTGACAGTCCACGGACGCGACGCCCTTGACCGGTACACCGGACGC from the Streptomyces sp. RKAG293 genome contains:
- a CDS encoding S41 family peptidase, producing MTQPSYLRYPHVNGELVAFVAEDDVWVAPLDGGRAWRVSADNMPVGHPRISPDGTTVAWTSTRDGAPEVHVAPVDGGPSRRLTHWGSVKTSVRGWTPDGEVVAISTQGQPSLRRTWARAVPLDGGPARTLPYGPVGDLAYGPDGAVLLLSATMGREAAAWKRYRGGTAGKLWIDLTGGGDFERLHADLDGNLESPLWVGERSEMGAPPAEGWGRIAFLSDHEGTGALYSSLPDGSDLRRHTPLDGFYARQAATDGTRVVYSSAGELHLLDDLESATPRPVEVRLGGQRTDLQPHPVRASHHLGDARPDHTGRGSAVEVRGTTHWVTHRGGPARALAAEPGVRTRLPRTFGGEGDQQVVWVTDAEGEDALELSPAAGLAPGATPRRLAAGRLGRVLELEVSPDGHRIAVASHDGRVLLVETQTGEVREVAASDAGDVTGLAFSPDSAWLAWSHPGPDPLRQLRIAATSDLSVADATPLRFNDYAPAFTPDGKHLAFLSERAFDPVYDAHVFDLSFPNACRPHLITLAATTPSPFGPQRHGRPVEEPDEEGKDDKSEGDKDAESADGEDRPRVPATRVDFEGIADRIVAFPVEAGRYTSLTAAKNGLLWLRHPLLGTLGTALATPEAQPPGSVLERYDLKQLRVEELADDAEDFAVTGDGTKVLLAANGRLRVVPADSKSSDDDDSDANITVDLSRIRVTVRPQDEWRQMYAEAHRMMRDNFWRADMSGVDWNAVGERYKPVLERAATHDDLMDLMWEVQGELGTSHAYVTPPGGHRDALTRQGLLGADIARAEDGRWQFVRVLPGESSDPQARSPLAAPGVAVRADDSLLAVDGHAVDPVAGPGPLLTGAAGKPVELTVAPADGGAVRYVVVVPLADEEPLRYHDWVAGRRAHVHERSGGRLGYLHVPDMVGFGWAQLHRDLRVEVAREGLVVDVRENRGGHTSQLVIEKLARRIVGWDLPRGLRAQSYPLDAPRGPVVAVANEFSGSDGDIVNAAIKALNIGPVVGTRTWGGVVGIDSRYDLVDGTAVTQPKYAFWFEGYGWDVENHGVDPDVEVLQRPQDWAAGTDPQLDTAIDLALASLAEHPAKTPPHLP
- a CDS encoding histidine triad nucleotide-binding protein; this translates as MAGEPQADCLFCKIAAGDIPATIVRETDTTVAFRDINPQAPTHVLVIPKVHYADAAALAVGDPQAAADVLREAGEVAAAEKTVDRGYRIVFNTGAGAGQTVFHAHAHVLGGRGLEWPPG